GATCCCGAGGCCATCACCGCACTTTCCCGGGTGGATGCTTTCGGCAAAATAATCTATACATCGCCCTATAACGCCGCCCTTATCGGCCAGGACCTTTCCAGTCAAAAACACATTCATGAGAGTCTCACAACGCATCGGCCCGTTGTCAGCGATGTTTTCACCGCGGTTCAGGGGTATAAGGCCGTTGCCTTGCATGTGCCCGTGTTCAAAGGAAATGAATACCAAGGGTCCATCGGTATTCTAATTAATTTTCAGTCTATTGCCATGCGGTTTCTGCAGGAAATTCATATCGGCAAAACCGGTTATGCCTGGATGATCGATAGAGAAGGAACAGAGATCTACTGCCCGGTTCCGGGCCATACGGGCAACTCCGTTTTCGATAACTGCAAGGATTTTCCGGACATCCTTTCCATGGCGAAGAAGATGACGCAGGGCCGCCAGGGCACGGCTGTCTATCTGTTCGATCGCATAAAAGATCAGCACCGGAAAACCGTCAAGAAGCATGCCGTCTATCTGCCGGTTACCATCGGCGACAACTTCTGGAGCATCGTTATCGCGTCGAGCGAGGATGAATTGTTGGCATCCCTGGTAAGTTTCAAAAACAAAATTCTCGCGGTTGTGGGCCTGCTGCTGCTCTTAAGTTTTATTTTTTCCTATTTCGGCACAAAAGCATGGGGAATCGTCCGGGAGGAAACCGCAAGGCGAAAGGCTGAAGCCGCCTTGCGCGAAAGCGAGGAAATATTCAACCAATTGCTGGAGCAGAGCCCGATTTATATCTTTTTTAAAGATGAAAAAATCCGTTCCATCCGTCTGAGCAAAAATTATGAAAAAATGCTGGGAAAACCAATAGAAGCATTGCTCGGCAAAACCATGGACGATCTTTTCCCGTCCGAGCTGGCCAAAAGCATGATCGCAGACGACATGCGAATATTAAATGAAGGCAAAGTGATTCACACGGAAGAAGAACTTAACGGGCGGATTTATACCACCACCAAATTCCCCATTCATCTTGATGGAAAGCCGCGCTATCTTGCCGGGTACACAATTGACATCACGGACCGCAAGCAAATGGAGGAAGAAAAGCGATTTCTGGAAGAGCGACTCCAGCGGGCCGAGAAAATGGAGGCATTGGGAACCCTGGCCGGCGGGGTCGCCCACGATCTCAATAACGTGCTGGGGGTGGTTGTCGGCTATGCGGAACTGCTTTTAGACGATGTGGCAGCCCCAAGCCCACTTGCCAGCGGTCTTCAGGCTATTCTGGGCGGAGGGCAAAAAGCCGCCGCGATGGTGGAAGATCTTTTGACCCTGGCCAGAAGAGGGGTTCCCGGCAGAAGCATTTTGAATCTGAACCGGATCATCGTTACCAATCTCAATTCACCCGAATTTGAGCGCCTGTCCGCCGCCCATTCCGGCGTCCGGATCAAAACATCACTTGATCCGGACTTGCTGAACATTGCCGGTTCCGCGGTCCATCTGGCCAAAACGTTGTTCAATCTGGCTTCAAACGCGGCCGAGGCAATGCCGGACGGCGGTACTCTGACCATCCACACCACCAACCGGTACCTCGACAAGCCGATTCAAGGGTATGATGAAATCCGGGAAGGAGACTATGTCGTTCTTTCCGTATCAGACACGGGAGAAGGCATACAACCGGCCGATCTTAAACGCATCTTCGAGCCCTTTTATACGAAAAAGGTCATGGGTCGCAGCGGCACAGGCCTCGGACTGGCCGTGGTCTGGGGCACCGTGAAGGATCATCATGGATATATTAATGTTCATAGTGAAGCTGGCAAGGGCAGCACCTTTACCCTTTACTTTCCGGTGACGCGGGAAGAGCTGACCGTTGAAGCCGCCTCAATACCGATTGTTGAATATATGGGAAACGGGGAATCCATTCTGGTGGTGGATGATGTGAAAGAACAACGAGATCTGGCAACAACGATACTCAAAAAGCTGAACTACAGTGTTGAAAGCGTTTCAAGCGGAGAAGATGCGCTGGTCTACATGAAAACGCATTCCGTAGATCTGCTGGTGCTGGATATGATTATGGACCCCGGCATGGACGGACTGGATACCTACAAGAGCGCTCTATCTATTCATCCGAAACAAAAAGCCATTATCGTCAGCGGGTTTTCCGAAACCGAGCGGGTAAATGCAGCCCTGGCCCTCGGTGCAGGGGTATATGTGAAAAAGCCCTATATCATCGAAAAACTTGGACTGGCCATTCGAAAAGAACTTGACCGCGCGAGTTTCAGGGAACCTGGGCAAAAAAAATAAATCAACTTGAAACCGCCCTGCAAAATGGTCTATGTCTGGAGCGGTTTTTTAATTCATTTTCAAGAACAATTCGGATGCACCGGCCGATGCGGCGGAACATCGAAACCCATTAAGAATCTGGAAACCGTTATAATGAACCTGGATCGTCTGACGCATGCCGTACTGGATCACTTTAACCGGGCCGCCGAGGCGGCCTTCGGCCAAATCCCACCCGAGGTGAAAATTGTCGCTCCGCCCAATGTGGCCATGGGCGATTTTGCCATCGAGTGCTTTGCCCTGGCAAAAACCTTTCGAAAAGCCCCCAACCAGATCGCGCCACAAATCGCGGAGCGTTTTGAAAAAGGCGATTTGATACAGGAAGTTACCGCAGCGGGGCCGTATATCAATGTCAAAATAAATCCCGGTGAGCTCTTTTACTACGCATGCAAGGAGCTTTTCACCCTGCCCCCGTTTGTCACGCCGCCCATATCCAAAGATTCCCGGCGGGTAATGGTGGAATATCTTTCACCCAACACCAATAAGCCGTTGCATTTGGGCCATGTGCGAAACGGCGCGCTCGGAATGGCGGTGGCCCGGCTGTATGAAGCCACCGGGTGTAACACCATTAAAGCCAACCTCGTCAACGACCGGGGCGTTCATATCTGTAAAAGCATGCTGGCCTGGCAAACCTGGGGGAACGGCACAACGCCTGAGACCGAAGGGATGAAAGGCGATCATTTCGTGGGACACTGGTATGTGCGCTTTGCAAAGGAAGCCGATACCAACCCAAGCCTGGAAGAAAAAGCCCAGACCATGTTGCAGCAATGGGAAAACGGGGATTCGGAAATCATCCGCATTTGGAAGATGATGAATGAATGGGTTTACGCGGGCTTTGCCGAGACCTATCGAAGACTCGGCCTTGCCTTTGACGCGTTCTACTACGAATCGCAAACGTATCAACACGGCAAGCAGGCGATCTTGGAAGGACTTGAAAAAGGCATTTTGTTTCGGGATCAAAAAGGCAACACGGTTTTTTCTCTTCCCGAGAAAAGTTTCGGTTTAAATGAAAACGGCGAGCCGAAAAAAATCACCCTGCTGCGACCCGACGGCACAAGCCTGTATATGACCCAGGATATCGGCACCACGCTTTTGAAAGTGGCGGATCATCACCTTGAATCGTGCATTTTTGTGGTCGGAAGTGAGCAGAATTATCATTTCCAATGTCTCTTCACGCTGCTGGACGCTCTGGGGAATGAGTGGGCGAAAAATTGCCACCATTTATCTTACGGCATGGTCTATCTTCCGGAAGGGAAAATGAAATCCCGGGAGGGAAAGGTGGTGGACGCCGATGATCTGATCACGAGCATGGAAGCCCTGGCCGCCGAAGAGGTGCGAAAGCGTGATCCGGATCATGAACTCACGGAGGCGGAGGTATTGAGGCGAGCCGAGAAAATCGCATCGGGCGCCATCAAATTCTACCTGTTGCGAGTCAAACCGGCCCAGGACATTCACTTCGATCCGCAGGAATCCATTTCATTTGACGGCTTCACCGGCCCCTATTGCCAATATGCCTACGCCCGCATTTGCGGCATTTTGAGAAAAGCGGCGGAAAGGGGATTCGATATTGCAACGCAACCCGGCGCCATGCATCTTTTGGGGGAAGAAGAAGAACTCGTTCTGGCTCACTTGCTGATTCGATTTCCGGAAGCCGTGGCGCGGGCGGCCAGGGAACTTAACCCCTCTTTCATCGGCAATTACATCTTTAACACAGCCAAATCCTTTAATCAGTTTTACAACAAGCACTCAGTCATCAACGCGGAGGAAAAGGAATTGGCCATCGCAAGGCTTCATCTAACCGCTGCCGTGGCCCGCATGATAAAGGAAGGACTGCGGCTTCTTAATATTGACGTTATGGAAAAAATGTAGCGCATTCGGCAACAACCGGCACCAATTTCGTTCCGCAGCCGACAAGTATCAGGACCCTGATTTGCGTCGTAGCGGAAAACTTGTAGTTGTCGATTTAAGCCACTATACGCCACGCTCAAGAACTTTCGGATCCTGCATCAAGCGCTCACGAATGCCTTTGCTCACATGATAGGTTCGACTGAACTCCGACCAGAAATCCTTGTCCTTTTCCTGCCATCCGGGGCCGAATCGTTCATTAAAATAGTCCCCGAGAATCTCAAACAGGAATTTCCAGGTCGGCTCGCCTCGCTGCCAGGTTCCCAGCAGTTTTTCCAGCATTTTATCCAGATCCGCCAGTACTTCCTTCGGGAAATAGGCGATGGCCCCCTTTTGTATGGACGCCATCAGGGTTTCGGGATTCACGGCATGGGCGGTCAACATGACCGTGGGTATCTTTTTTGCGACACATTCCCCCAGCAGCACCAGACCGTTGACCCCCATGATATCCAAAATCGCCAGATCATACGGATTCATTTTTATTTTTTGAACCGCCTGCTCGTAATCCTGCGCCGTATCGATTTTCGCAAGGTCCAGAATCTCCTCGACGGACTCCAGAATATCCGGATCATCGTCCACCACCAAAATATGTTTTCCCGACAAATAAGATGAAGATGTCACTGGACTCTCCTTTTAAAAATGCCATTGCACCGCAACGGTTTAATATGATATTTAAATCGGCATAATGAACCGAAAAACAGCGCCACGTCCCCGGCCACTTCTTAATAAAATATCCCCCCCGAGACATCTTGCCAGGGCCCGGGCACCGGCAAGGCCGAGCCCATGACCCTTTCGGGGTAAGTCCAAACATGCGTTCGCTCGCATATAACGTTGAAAAATCTGTTTATGAAAGGATGCCGGTACGCCGGGGCCATCATCCCGAACATCTACAATAAAGCCGACCGGACCGATATCCACCCTTATCTCGACCTGTTTCTTGCGATGATACAGCGCGTTTTTGACCAGGTTACCGACAATTTGCTGAAACTTTCGCTGATCCTGAACAATCTCGACCTGATTCGCCTGCTCCGACACCTCGAACAGAACATTTTCCCGCTGCAGCGCTTCGCCGATCTGCCGGCGTGTCTGCGCCGGTGCGATCGATTCGGCCAACTCGACGGATACACTCTCCGCAGCCTCGACCAGTGCCGTGAAAACCGCCTCTGCGGGTCGAAACATTTCCGAAATAAAACAGCCGGATTCACCGCGCCCGATTTCAAGAAGTTCTTGAAGAAGTCTTCCGGCTTTGCGCGAATTTCTCAGGGCGCGCTCTAGTGTCCGTCTTTGTCGCTCGGATAAGGGCCCGAACTTGTCCGGGCGCTCCAGAAGCGTTCGTATGCCGGCCTCTATCACAGCGACGGGATCCTTCAGTTCATGCACAAGAAAATCCACATCAATTTCCCTGAAAAACCCGATTGACGACGATTCGGAAGAATTCTTCACGCTTTCCTTAAGGATTTGGCGGGTTTCCGACATATTGAATTCGGCCTCATTGAAACCATAATATACAAAAGGCGACAGCGCCCAACTTGCCGCCATACTACAATGATTCGGACTTCACCACCGGTCGCGACAACTCATCGGGAGCGACCGTCGGCTCATCGTACGGGGAATCAAGCGAAATTTGCACTCCCGGCTCATCTCCTTCGGCAACGATCAGGCGGTCCATTGAAAAATACCGCTTAAGATCTTCTCGAATGAACCGGTCCACCCGCTCAAGGTTTTTCTGGTGCGGGTGGGACAAGGCCTTCATATCAAGTTCCGGTGCTGATATCAGTGCCAACACATTACCGCGCACACGCTGCCAGATATATTCTTGGTAGGGAGTGGTGAGCGAAACCAGGCGGTCCACATCCTCCCGACAAGCCTGAAAATATCGCGGTAACCGCCATTTGGTAAACCAAAGCGCCGAAGCGGACCAAGTGATCAACACACCGAACAACGGCAGCACCAGCTTGTCGATTGCGACCGCTCCAGCTAAAAGAGATAACAGAAATGAGCGGCCCCCCGACCCGGTCACCATGGCGGAAAACAGATCGATCGTTATAAACACGCCGATACCACCGATAACGGCTTTCTTAACCACACCTCGCAATGCGCACCGCCCGCCCTTGACAAATTCGACCATTGCCTCCGCGGTCAGTTTGAGTTCATGAAGCTTTCGATCGAGCAGGTGCAGAATATGGCTGATTTTATGCCCCGGAGCAGCCAGAATTTTCTCCTTGAGCTGATTGCGCTCATCCACCCATGCTTCGAGTGCTTTGGTTTTGCGGCGCACAGTCGGAGAAAACGTTAAAAAAATTCTAGGGATATCCTTGCGCCCGGTCATCTGGGAAAGGTTCCAGCACAGCGTGCCGTAAGAACGAATCAGATCGCCGAGGTTATCACATTCATCAATGCGGCTCATCACGTAGACCACCCGATCTTCCTCGGATGTTTCCGGAAGCGTGCCGCGAATTGTTGTATAAGTTTCCTTGATGGTGCCGGCCTTGTGCGGATCAAACATCAACACCACCAGATCCGCAAGCAGGGCAAACTCACCGATCACCTTTTCAAAATCATATCCTCTGCCCTTTTCCGTCACCGAATCAAGCATTCCGGGCGTATCGATAATCGCCAGGTTTTCCAGCAGAGGAAAATCAATCAGTTTCATTTGGAAATGGGAGCTGAGTTTCTCTCCATAGGCTTTGAGCCTTGAAAACGGCAGCTGATCATCATTCACCAGAGACGCGCCGGTGACCAGACCCAATTTTTCGTTGACCCCCGGCGCCGTGATAACGGTAAAAGAATCATCGGTAGGCGCCTGGCCGGTAAGCTGAATCTCCGCATCTAGAAGCTCATTGATCAATGTCGATTTTCCCGATGAATAATTGCCCAGCAGCAAAACGATCGGTTTCCATTTGAGCACCATCGCCAATTCGCCTGAATCAAGCAAATATTCTTCAAACAGAGGAAACAGCTTTTTTTCAACCCGGGCTTGAATCTCTCGCTGCAGCTTCTTCTCATTCATTTGAAGGGTCCCCGTGTTTACTGCGCGGCCTTGAAGATCTATCCAGCGCGCGTCCATTCGAAAATGACAGCGCCAGTTTTTCGTACATAGCAGTTTTTTATTCATTTTTCCATAAGGAATGGTGAAATGGGCAAAGCCTTCGCGCCAGACCCGTTTTACCATTAGGTGAGCAACAAGGCTGTAATAAAAAAATGTTGATATTTATAAACACATTGTTTATAAAGTATGAAACGAGCCAATTTTCCTCCCTCAAACAACCGGAGCCATTTATTTGCCGATAGCACGATTTGACCAATTTTTAGAACGGTTATCCCAAGCTGCCGGCATCGGCTCTCAGACGGCGCTTGCGGATGTATTGGGGGTTAACCGTTCCGCTATCACGCAGGCACGAAAAAAAGATGCGATTCCATCCAAATGGCTGCTGCAGATTTACCGCACCTACGGGTTAAATCCGGATTGGCTTGAAAAAGGTGAGGGGCAAACCTTCATCGACTCGTCCCATTCACCGATCGGCCAGACCGAAGCGTTCAGGCAAATCCCAAAGGTCAAGGCCCGCCTGTGCGCGGGTGACGGATCATTTGAAGTCGAATCGGAGATAGACAGCTTTTTTTCTTTCCGGGCCGCTTGGTTGCAACGAAAAGGGACCGCGGCGCACATGGTGCTGATGGATGTTTTCGGCAACAGCATGGAACCGGAAATAAGAGACGGCGATACGGTGCTGATCGATAAATCTCAGAAGGACATTCTGGCGGGGGCCATCTACGCCGTCGGCATTGAAGACACGATTATGGTTAAACGCCTCGAAAAACACCCGCAAGCGCTGGTGTTAATCAGCGACAATACATCTTACGCCCCGATTCACCTGAAAAAGGAAGATATGAATACCGTCCGGATTATTGGGAAGGTCGTCTGGATCTGTCGCGAATTATGTTGATTACCAGCGGCCATTTTTCGAGCCGCTTTTTTTAGGTCCAAATGTTTATAAATATAAACTTTCGTTTTTTATTATCAACAACCCTGATGCCAAAACGCTTCAGTTTGGCCTGGGCCATGTGAGTCAGCAAGCCAACCGGCAAAAGGCATTGCCTATTTTAAGGATTATAACCGGCACGATGTATAGCGGCTTAAAACATAGAAACATGGAAGGGAGGAACCAACTCATGCTGGCACATATCATGAAAAGCGCTTACGACTGCTTGTGGATGGCAACAACGGTAATCTTCAGCATGGTGTTAACCTGCGTGTTGGGCGGATAAATTGGCGCGGCTTATCTTTCCCGCTGCACCAACGGCTCCGCCAGATCATTTAATAGATATTGCGAGCCTCGACCATGCGGACCAACGGCGCCGTAAAACGATGCCGGGGCCCAACCGTAGGTGTTCCAGGTGCGCGTGACAATCAATTCGTCCTTGGCCCGGGTGATGGCCACATACAGGATTCTTCTTTCCTCTTCCATCTGATCTTCGGAGCCAAGGCTGCGCAAATGCGGATACATGCCGGGCTCAACGCGTATGAGATAGCATACCGGCGCTTGCGTCCCTTTGGCGCTGTGAACCGTCGTCAAAGTGACCACATCCTCTTGTCCCTTCCTTTGGGCTGAAGAAACGGAAATGGGATCCAGGGTGTAAATTTCCAGAAAAGCCGAAAGGCTGCGATGCTCACCGGAGAGCCGCACGAGAAGATCCAAATCGCGGCGTCGGATACGCCAGTTCTCATAACGGGTTTCCAGCATCGGGCTTAAGAATTCCACTGCTGCCTTCATGGCCGCCGCCGGCTCGCTCAACTGCTCAGCTACCTGGCGAGGGCCGTTAATAATGTTTTCCCTGTTTTTCAGCTTGACCGCGAGAAAGGTCATGGCCTCGAAAAAAGTCTCTCTTTGATTCATGCCATGAATCAGCTTAGCCGCCGTTGCGTCGCCGATTCGTGGCCAAAGCGTCAAATATCGAGCCCAAGCCAGCTCATCGCGGTGATTGGCAGCGGCCCGAACCATGCTCAGCAAATCCTTAACATGGGCCGTCTGCAAGAGACTGGTACCACCGATAAACTGGTACGGAATCTCCTCCTCGACCATATACGACTCCACGGCCCTGGCGCCGTAACCGGTCCGGGTAATAATCATTATATCGCGCCAGGCTGTCCCGTTTTCATGGCGTCGCCGCAAGTCATCAACAACCCACCTCGCTTCTTCTATATCCGAAGAAAAATCCATCAGCACCGGCGTGCTCTTCTCTTTTCTGACAGCGGTCAACCTTTTGCCGTATTGAACCGGGGATTGTTTCAACAGCCAATTAGACAGCTCAAGGATTCCCTGCGTGGATCGGTAATTTTCTTCCAGCCGGAGAACAACCGAATTGGGCACCCGAGAAGTAAAAGAATGAACATTTCTGAAATCGGCGCCGCGAAACGCATAAATACTTTGCGCGTCGTCACCGACACAAAACAGTTTCGCCGGATCCCGCAACCCCTGAAGTACTTCCCACTGCAACGGATTGGTATCCTGCATCTCATCGACAAGAATATGATCATATAATCCGCGCAAGTGTGCACCGATGTCCGGATCATGTAATCGCTCCACAAACCGAAAAAGAATATCATCGTAGTCAAGATACCCGTTTTGACGTTTTCGTTCATCGTAGCGGCTGAAAATCCGGATGACCTTTTCAGCCGTTTGCGCATCATAATTCGTGTACTGGTCCAGATACTCCCCCATTGGCCGAAGCGTGTTTCTGGCATAGGAGCATTGATTGAGCAACTCGGATGCGCGTGGGAAAGGTCCAGTTTTGTCTTTTATCTCGCTTCGAATTAATCTGAGAAGCTGAAGCTGATCATCCCGGTCAATAACCGTAGTCGAATCCAGCTGAAAGGCCGAAGGCATTCGCCGCATACTGTAGAGACAAAAATGATGAAAGGTTCCCGCCAATATTCTTGCCGAATGGGCGCCGACCATTTGATTCAACCGATCCACCATCTCCCTGGCCGCGCGGCGCGTGAATGAAAGCAATAAAATACGTTCCGGCTTCACCCCGCGCTTTACAAGGTGCGCGGCCCGGGCAATAATAGTGCGCGTCTTTCCGGTACCGGCGCCGGCCAACACCAATACATGCCCGTTTTCGTATTCAACAGCCGCTTGTTGCTGGCGGTTCAACTCCATAATCTAACACCTGATTCGATCAAAAGACGCATGTCTTCACCCCTTGGCACGCAGACCGTTACTACTATCCCGCTGCCCGATGAAACCGATTTCAGTTTGATATCATGGCAACGCATCAAGGTGATACTTGTATAAAAGGATACGGATGAAATATTGCGTGTTTCCGTGACTCGTGTGCAGCCTTTCGAAGGGGAGAGTGGAATTGCTCAAAAGGACATGGCGCATTCGATGGTAGCGGCTGCTTATCAATAGCATAACACTTTGATTCTAAACCGATATCTTTCAGGACAAGTTTAGACGCCTCGATTGCAAACCTTATGAACCGTCTGCGCGTGCCAAGCGCCTTTTCCGGAAAATGTAGGAACATGTTCATCTTCCAGGCGTTGGGCAATCTCTTTATAGGTCATGCCGTCTTCACGCAGCCTGAGAATCGATTCAACCACTTCATCACGATCAATCATGGCCGGAGAAGCCGGTTGCGCGCTTTTATGAACCTCGCTTTGCCCTTGGCTATCTGCAGTGAACGGGCCTGAAAAAGGGACATCATCTCCAGCGCCTTCAACCAGATTTTGTAATAAAACAGCGATCGTTTCGAAAATCTCAACCTGACGTACCTGGGCTTCTACGGTGCGTTCGACAACTTCGATCACCTTTCTCTGGCCTTCTTCGATACCGGTGAGCAGCGCCTTGATTCCCGGCATCAGGTCCACCATCAGGTCCTCAAATTCGCTTTTTTTCTGAAATGGCCGACGCTGTTGATCCCGAGCGCCACGACGCTCCGGCCCACGGTATTGGGGATTGTTGTATTGTGGTTTGTTTCGTTTTTCGTAATTACGTTCCGTGTTTTTTCGCAAATTATGCAGAAAATCGTCCATAAAGGACCTCCTTGTTTTGGTTTTTCCCCGATTAAATCCAGCTCCCCGGGCATCGGCGATAGAAACCATCTGCATGTGCGCCGCCGCCGGTAAAAGAAAAAGAGTTCAGGTTAAACCACTTCATTGTAACTGTCAAAGGAAAGATTTGATTTTTCACCTTTCCAACCATTGTGTTTTGCCCCAGACACCCAGCCGCGTCAGTACAAAATCATAGCGTACGGGATCCTCGGGCACCATGGCTTTAAAGCCGTTCGTAATTTCCAGCGCTGTTTTCATATCCCCTTGTTTGCGTCCGGTAAACCCCAAATTCAACCCGACGCGGTGCATATGCGTGTCCAAAGGAATAATCAACCGGGACGGTGGTATTTGTCGCCATTCACCCGGATCCACGGCATCCCGGCGAACCATCCATCGTAAAAACAAATTCAGTCGTTTGCACGCACTGCCACGCTCCGGTTGCGGCAGCAAGTGCCCGGGCGACGACGGCGCAGCCTCCATCACAACGCTCACAAAATGCGACAGCGCCGGTAAAATCGTTTCGTCCGTTTCGCTATATCCGGATAGAAAAGCCGCCTGAAGCGAACCGTATCGATTTATAACACCACCCGCTCCCACCAGTAGTGCCGATATTTCTTCACCTGTTGCGAAGCGATGGGAAAAGCCCGCAAACATTTCTTGAAAAGAAGCCCATGAAGACTGTAATAAAAACTGATGTGGCGAAGTGCCCATTACCCGAAGAACGCGGGAAACGCTGTTTAGGATTTGGGTCACTCTGCCGTAAGCCAGCGCCGACGCTAAAAAACCGACAATTTCCCGATCCTCGGAAGAACTGAAAGCATACAAGAACTCAATAGGGTCCGGATGAACATATTTGGGATGATTATAACTTTCGTACAGGCAGTCTAGTTTTTTTTAAGTCCATGTTTATCTTATATCGACCTGAAAAGCACAAAGCAACCTTGAAAAAGAATGGTATTGAAAAAGCCCTCACAATTTTTTTGTTGTCCATACCCTCAGCCGCCGGCCATTGGTGGAAAAACATACCGCACCGCATGTCGCCGTACCGTAGAGCCGTTCGCATACCGCACGATAGCGCACCAACGCCTCCGGATGCGGCAATGGCCGCCAGGTTCGCGATGCAGCTGAAAAAACGACCACCCGTGGTTGTACCTTTTTCAAGAAGGCTTCTGTGCCGGAAGACCGGCTTCCATGGTGAGGAGCGATCAGCACGTCGCTTTTAAGGGTATCGCCGGCATTGTTCACAAGCTCCCCTTCGGCTGCTCGTTCTATATCGCCCGGAAACAAAAACGCATGCGCACCCAATCGCACCTGTACCACCAACGAATTATTATTGGTGGTTCGCCAGGCAGCCCTTGACCGGGTGCCCATATAGTCAGCCGGGGGATAAAGATACTTAATTAGAACCTCGTCCATTTTTTCGATACGCGGCGAAGTCCGAAAATCGGTTGCCAAAATTTGTTTTTCCGCGATGATCCGCTTCAAATGATCATATGCTTTTGTATCGACGGACTCATTATTGCTCATGAGTCGCTTGACACGAAAATTTTCGGCAATATACAGCAGTCCGTTCAAATGGTCGCTGTCGGGGTGAGAGAGAACGATATCTTCCACCGTTCGAATTTTTTTCCGCAGCAACAACGGGGCGATAATATTTTTCCCGACATCAAAGACGTCATTATCGGCAAAGCCGCCACCGTCAATTAACAAAACCCTTCCACTCGGCAATTCC
This DNA window, taken from Desulfobacterales bacterium, encodes the following:
- a CDS encoding ATP-dependent helicase, whose product is MELNRQQQAAVEYENGHVLVLAGAGTGKTRTIIARAAHLVKRGVKPERILLLSFTRRAAREMVDRLNQMVGAHSARILAGTFHHFCLYSMRRMPSAFQLDSTTVIDRDDQLQLLRLIRSEIKDKTGPFPRASELLNQCSYARNTLRPMGEYLDQYTNYDAQTAEKVIRIFSRYDERKRQNGYLDYDDILFRFVERLHDPDIGAHLRGLYDHILVDEMQDTNPLQWEVLQGLRDPAKLFCVGDDAQSIYAFRGADFRNVHSFTSRVPNSVVLRLEENYRSTQGILELSNWLLKQSPVQYGKRLTAVRKEKSTPVLMDFSSDIEEARWVVDDLRRRHENGTAWRDIMIITRTGYGARAVESYMVEEEIPYQFIGGTSLLQTAHVKDLLSMVRAAANHRDELAWARYLTLWPRIGDATAAKLIHGMNQRETFFEAMTFLAVKLKNRENIINGPRQVAEQLSEPAAAMKAAVEFLSPMLETRYENWRIRRRDLDLLVRLSGEHRSLSAFLEIYTLDPISVSSAQRKGQEDVVTLTTVHSAKGTQAPVCYLIRVEPGMYPHLRSLGSEDQMEEERRILYVAITRAKDELIVTRTWNTYGWAPASFYGAVGPHGRGSQYLLNDLAEPLVQRER
- a CDS encoding TIGR02757 family protein, which codes for MYESYNHPKYVHPDPIEFLYAFSSSEDREIVGFLASALAYGRVTQILNSVSRVLRVMGTSPHQFLLQSSWASFQEMFAGFSHRFATGEEISALLVGAGGVINRYGSLQAAFLSGYSETDETILPALSHFVSVVMEAAPSSPGHLLPQPERGSACKRLNLFLRWMVRRDAVDPGEWRQIPPSRLIIPLDTHMHRVGLNLGFTGRKQGDMKTALEITNGFKAMVPEDPVRYDFVLTRLGVWGKTQWLER
- a CDS encoding recombinase family protein, with the protein product MDDFLHNLRKNTERNYEKRNKPQYNNPQYRGPERRGARDQQRRPFQKKSEFEDLMVDLMPGIKALLTGIEEGQRKVIEVVERTVEAQVRQVEIFETIAVLLQNLVEGAGDDVPFSGPFTADSQGQSEVHKSAQPASPAMIDRDEVVESILRLREDGMTYKEIAQRLEDEHVPTFSGKGAWHAQTVHKVCNRGV